Proteins from one Catenuloplanes atrovinosus genomic window:
- a CDS encoding serine hydrolase — MTRPDHTDDAAPIAVPEQPALSPDGEEIAYVLRVDDRDADRIVRGIWTVGTRHGEPRRLTRGPADTAPAWSPDGRRLAFLRGDDVPQVWTLPRGGGEPEPVTSLPFGAGPPVWSPDGTRLAFTAEADPAAADTPEPPRHPYAIHRLDDPRPRGGRRRHVHVLDTATGHVQRVTDGDWDAGEPAWSPDGARLAFASASAPDADLTTRSPIHVVDLTDPAGGVRTVGLREGSGTRPVWTADGAGLLVTGHLGAPAGLARLLLVPIDGGPATDLTAALDRAVMPGGPAYPGGVARPAGDGRTVVFCARDRGCTHLYATGLGGDSGPRPLIAGDGITVAGLSVAGDTVAVVLGTPSSFGEIAVVDLAAAAGEMTVRTSYTPPDLPLLPRREREFRISDGTVVAGWTIRDPATEGPSPLLLDIHGGPHNAWHAGAEEVHLYHQVLARRGWTILLVNPRGSDGYGEDFYTSAAGAWGEADARDLWEAVDTLVEEGIADPRRLAVTGYSYGGYLTAYLTGRDDRFAAAVAGGMVSDLTSMAGTSAEGPPLTAVEWGGPFWNRPDRYAAMSPLTRVGDVRTPTLMVHGTEDVVTPPGQAHQWHAALRARGVSAELVLYPGGTHTFILDGPPSHRRDWNRRIVDWVERYAGGRSTPIRTEHWRRRLAVLAERHGVPGATLGILRIGAADHEERIEVAHGVLNLDTGVAVTPDSVFQIGSISKVWTATVVMQLADEGLLDLDAPITKVLPELRLADPDTAKGVTMRHLLTHTSGIDGDVFTDTGRGDDAVERYVAGLRDEAQVHPLGATWSYCNSGFVLAGRVIERLTGWTWDEAMRRRLFAPLGLARTGTLPEEALLHRAAVGHVRDGDRLVKAPVWQLPRSVGPAGLISATAGDVLTFARLHLAGGRAPDGATLLSEAAVTEMAAAQVELPDRHTLGDSWGLGWMRTEWDGHRLVGHDGNTIGQSAYLRIVPGAGLAVALLTNAENARDLYEDVYREVFAEIAGIAVPAPLAPPREPVEVSIAAHTGVYERASTRLEVLDTPEGPILRRTVTGPLAELTPEPVTVHPLMPVAENLFVTRLPNSRTWTPVTFYRLAGGERYVHFGVRATPKVS, encoded by the coding sequence GTGACCCGACCCGATCACACCGACGATGCGGCTCCCATCGCCGTGCCGGAACAGCCGGCGTTGTCCCCGGACGGCGAGGAGATCGCCTACGTTCTGCGCGTCGACGACCGGGACGCCGACCGGATCGTGCGCGGCATCTGGACGGTGGGGACACGTCACGGTGAGCCGCGCCGGCTCACCCGCGGCCCGGCGGACACCGCGCCGGCCTGGTCACCGGACGGCAGGCGCCTGGCCTTCCTGCGAGGTGACGACGTACCGCAGGTGTGGACGTTGCCCCGCGGCGGCGGCGAACCGGAGCCGGTGACGTCGCTGCCGTTCGGCGCCGGCCCGCCGGTCTGGTCGCCGGACGGCACCCGCCTCGCGTTCACCGCCGAGGCCGACCCGGCCGCGGCGGACACTCCGGAACCGCCTCGCCACCCGTACGCGATACACCGGCTCGACGACCCACGGCCGCGCGGTGGCCGGCGCCGGCACGTGCACGTGCTCGATACGGCCACCGGCCACGTCCAGCGCGTCACCGACGGCGACTGGGACGCCGGCGAGCCCGCGTGGTCACCCGACGGCGCCCGGCTGGCGTTCGCGTCCGCCAGCGCACCGGACGCTGACCTCACCACCCGGTCACCGATCCACGTCGTCGACCTCACGGACCCGGCCGGCGGCGTCCGTACCGTGGGATTGCGGGAGGGCTCCGGCACCCGGCCGGTCTGGACCGCCGACGGCGCGGGGCTGCTGGTCACCGGGCATCTCGGCGCACCGGCCGGGCTCGCCCGGCTGCTGCTGGTGCCGATCGACGGCGGCCCGGCCACCGATCTGACCGCCGCGCTCGACCGCGCCGTCATGCCCGGCGGACCCGCGTACCCCGGCGGGGTGGCACGACCGGCCGGGGACGGCCGGACCGTCGTCTTCTGCGCGCGGGACCGCGGATGCACGCACCTCTACGCCACCGGCCTCGGCGGCGACAGCGGCCCCCGGCCGCTCATCGCCGGCGACGGCATCACGGTGGCGGGGCTGTCCGTGGCCGGCGATACCGTCGCGGTCGTCCTCGGCACGCCGTCCTCCTTCGGGGAGATCGCCGTCGTGGATCTCGCCGCGGCGGCCGGCGAGATGACCGTCCGCACCTCGTACACGCCCCCGGACTTGCCGCTGCTGCCGCGCCGGGAACGCGAGTTCCGCATCTCCGACGGTACGGTGGTGGCCGGGTGGACCATCCGCGACCCGGCCACCGAGGGCCCCTCGCCGCTGCTGCTCGACATCCACGGCGGCCCGCACAACGCCTGGCACGCCGGCGCCGAGGAGGTGCATCTCTACCACCAGGTACTGGCCCGCCGCGGATGGACGATCCTGCTGGTCAATCCGCGCGGCAGCGACGGCTACGGCGAGGACTTCTACACCTCCGCGGCCGGTGCCTGGGGCGAGGCCGACGCCCGCGACCTGTGGGAGGCCGTCGACACGCTGGTCGAGGAGGGCATCGCCGATCCGCGGCGGCTCGCGGTGACCGGCTACAGCTACGGCGGCTACCTCACCGCGTATCTGACCGGGCGCGACGACCGGTTCGCCGCCGCTGTCGCGGGCGGCATGGTCAGCGACCTGACCAGCATGGCGGGCACGTCGGCGGAGGGCCCACCGCTGACCGCCGTCGAGTGGGGCGGGCCGTTCTGGAACCGTCCCGACCGCTACGCGGCGATGAGCCCGCTCACCCGCGTCGGTGACGTCCGCACACCCACCCTCATGGTGCACGGGACCGAGGACGTGGTCACCCCGCCGGGGCAGGCCCACCAGTGGCACGCGGCGCTGCGCGCACGCGGCGTGTCGGCCGAGTTGGTGCTCTACCCAGGGGGCACGCACACGTTCATCCTCGACGGCCCTCCGTCGCACCGGCGCGACTGGAACCGGCGCATCGTCGACTGGGTCGAGCGGTACGCCGGCGGACGATCCACTCCAATCCGCACCGAGCACTGGCGGCGCCGCCTGGCCGTCCTGGCCGAACGGCACGGCGTCCCCGGCGCCACGCTCGGCATCCTGCGCATCGGCGCCGCGGACCACGAGGAGCGGATCGAGGTCGCGCACGGGGTGCTCAACCTCGACACCGGCGTCGCCGTCACCCCGGACTCGGTGTTCCAGATCGGCTCGATCTCGAAGGTGTGGACGGCCACGGTGGTCATGCAACTCGCCGACGAAGGACTGCTCGATCTCGACGCGCCGATCACGAAGGTGCTGCCGGAACTGCGCCTCGCCGACCCGGACACGGCCAAGGGCGTGACCATGCGGCACCTGCTCACCCACACCAGCGGTATCGACGGTGACGTGTTCACCGACACCGGGCGCGGTGACGACGCGGTGGAGCGCTACGTGGCCGGACTGCGCGACGAGGCGCAGGTGCACCCGCTCGGCGCCACCTGGTCGTACTGCAACTCCGGGTTCGTCCTGGCGGGCCGGGTCATCGAGAGACTGACCGGCTGGACCTGGGACGAGGCGATGAGGCGGCGCCTGTTCGCGCCGCTGGGCCTGGCGCGCACCGGCACGCTCCCCGAGGAGGCGCTGCTGCACCGTGCCGCGGTCGGCCACGTGCGGGACGGGGACCGGCTGGTCAAGGCCCCGGTGTGGCAGCTACCGCGATCGGTCGGCCCGGCCGGCCTGATCAGCGCCACCGCCGGTGACGTGCTCACCTTCGCCCGCTTGCACCTGGCGGGCGGCCGCGCCCCGGACGGCGCGACGCTGCTCAGCGAGGCGGCCGTGACGGAGATGGCCGCCGCTCAGGTGGAACTGCCGGACCGGCACACGCTCGGCGACTCGTGGGGGCTCGGCTGGATGCGCACCGAGTGGGACGGGCACCGGCTCGTCGGCCACGACGGCAACACCATCGGGCAGTCCGCCTATCTGCGCATCGTGCCCGGGGCCGGGCTGGCGGTCGCGCTGCTGACGAACGCGGAGAACGCCCGGGACCTCTACGAGGACGTCTACCGGGAGGTCTTCGCCGAGATCGCCGGGATCGCGGTCCCGGCGCCGCTGGCCCCGCCCCGGGAACCCGTCGAGGTCTCGATCGCCGCGCACACCGGCGTGTACGAACGCGCCAGCACCCGGCTGGAGGTGCTGGACACGCCGGAGGGCCCGATCCTGCGCCGTACCGTCACGGGACCGCTTGCGGAGCTCACCCCGGAGCCGGTGACCGTGCACCCGCTGATGCCGGTCGCCGAAAACTTGTTCGTGACCCGGCTGCCGAACTCCCGCACGTGGACCCCCGTGACGTTCTACCGGCTGGCCGGCGGCGAACGGTACGTCCACTTCGGCGTGCGCGCCACGCCGAAGGTGAGCTGA
- a CDS encoding M20/M25/M40 family metallo-hydrolase, producing the protein MDPSSHPRASLPHLLGTIEALINCESPSADAAAVARSADLVARIGTALLGRAPRRIDGIHLLWRLGDRPGRVLVLGHHDTVWPVGSLATHPYEVRDGVLRGAGCFDMKAGVAMAFHALAVLGEPGGITLLITGDEEIGSPGSRGVIEAEAAGCAAALVLEGAAGGGALKTARKGLGRYVVRALGRAAHAGLAPGHGVNTTVELAHQILRTDALADPARGTTVTPTLLTSGASANTVPADGEFAVDVRASDPAELARVDGALRGLQPVLGGARLEITGGPDRPPLPWSASAGLYDRACRTARRLGLAVPAAAAVGGGSDGNLTAAAGTPTLDGLGAVGGGAHGPDEHVLIDLLPERTALLTALTADLLADPCDGTNSGATIGVPRP; encoded by the coding sequence GTGGACCCGTCCTCGCACCCGCGCGCGAGCCTGCCACATCTGCTCGGCACCATCGAGGCGCTGATCAACTGCGAGTCTCCGTCGGCGGACGCAGCGGCCGTGGCACGCAGCGCCGACCTCGTGGCCCGGATCGGCACGGCGCTGCTGGGCCGCGCGCCACGGCGCATCGACGGAATCCATCTCCTGTGGCGCCTCGGTGACCGGCCCGGCCGGGTACTGGTGCTCGGCCACCACGACACGGTCTGGCCGGTCGGCTCCCTGGCCACGCATCCGTACGAGGTCCGTGACGGCGTGCTGCGCGGCGCCGGCTGCTTCGACATGAAAGCGGGCGTGGCCATGGCGTTCCACGCGCTGGCCGTGCTCGGCGAACCCGGCGGGATCACCTTGTTGATCACCGGCGACGAGGAGATCGGCTCGCCCGGTTCCCGCGGCGTGATCGAGGCCGAGGCGGCCGGATGCGCGGCCGCCCTGGTGCTCGAGGGCGCCGCCGGCGGTGGCGCGCTGAAAACCGCGCGTAAGGGCCTCGGCCGGTACGTCGTGCGCGCGCTCGGCCGCGCCGCGCACGCCGGCCTGGCACCGGGACACGGCGTCAACACCACGGTCGAGCTGGCCCACCAGATCCTGCGGACCGACGCACTGGCCGACCCGGCCAGGGGCACGACCGTGACACCGACACTGCTGACCTCCGGAGCTAGCGCCAACACCGTGCCCGCCGACGGTGAGTTCGCGGTGGACGTGCGCGCGTCCGACCCGGCGGAACTCGCGCGCGTGGACGGTGCGCTGCGCGGGCTCCAGCCGGTGCTCGGCGGAGCCCGGCTGGAGATCACCGGCGGACCGGACCGGCCGCCGCTGCCGTGGTCCGCCTCGGCCGGGCTGTACGACCGGGCCTGTCGCACGGCCCGGCGGCTGGGACTGGCGGTTCCGGCCGCGGCGGCGGTCGGCGGCGGCTCCGACGGCAACCTCACCGCCGCGGCGGGGACGCCCACCCTGGACGGGCTGGGCGCGGTCGGTGGCGGGGCACACGGACCGGACGAGCACGTCCTGATCGACCTCCTGCCAGAGCGCACCGCGCTGCTCACCGCGCTCACGGCGGATCTGCTCGCGGACCCGTGCGACGGCACCAACTCCGGCGCCACGATCGGTGTGCCACGACCATGA
- a CDS encoding GNAT family N-acetyltransferase encodes MTNLDCSPPDTGAPGVPTEDLDALAADTVARAAADAADVTIRQVSGLAEIEQVCQLVEGVWRTEPGRPLVTPELLRALTKAGNYVGAAFRGSVPVGVGVGFFTPPAEQTLHSHLTGVSTAGRTRHVGFALKLDQRAWALRHGATEIGWTFDPLVSRNAYFNLAKLAATADEYLPDFYGVMHDDLNGADASDRLHVRWHLNAPSVVLACGGLPDGRDAEAERRHGAEIALGRGPGGAPSTPSAAPRASRVLVAVPEDIETMRTRDPGLAGEWRRALRETLAPLLTGGGRVAGFDRSGWYVVRPAGSPR; translated from the coding sequence GTGACCAATCTGGACTGCTCTCCGCCGGATACCGGCGCGCCTGGCGTACCCACTGAGGATCTTGATGCTCTCGCCGCCGACACCGTCGCGCGAGCCGCGGCCGACGCCGCGGACGTGACGATTCGGCAGGTGAGCGGCCTGGCCGAGATCGAGCAGGTGTGCCAGCTCGTCGAAGGTGTCTGGCGCACCGAGCCGGGCCGACCCCTGGTCACTCCGGAGTTGCTGCGCGCTCTGACCAAGGCCGGCAACTACGTCGGGGCGGCTTTCCGGGGAAGCGTTCCCGTCGGCGTGGGGGTCGGGTTCTTCACCCCTCCGGCGGAGCAGACGCTGCACAGCCATCTGACCGGCGTGTCCACGGCCGGGCGGACCCGCCACGTCGGCTTCGCGCTCAAGCTGGACCAGCGCGCCTGGGCGCTGCGGCACGGCGCGACCGAGATCGGCTGGACCTTCGACCCGCTGGTGAGCCGCAACGCCTACTTCAACCTCGCGAAGCTCGCGGCGACCGCGGACGAGTACCTGCCCGACTTCTACGGCGTCATGCACGACGACCTCAACGGCGCCGACGCCTCCGACCGGCTGCACGTGCGCTGGCACCTCAACGCGCCCTCGGTGGTCCTGGCGTGCGGCGGGCTCCCGGACGGCCGGGACGCCGAGGCCGAACGGCGGCACGGAGCGGAGATCGCGCTCGGCCGCGGGCCGGGCGGCGCGCCGAGCACCCCCAGCGCCGCGCCGCGGGCGTCTCGCGTGCTGGTGGCCGTGCCGGAGGACATCGAGACGATGCGGACCCGCGATCCCGGCCTCGCCGGGGAGTGGCGGCGTGCGTTGCGCGAGACGCTCGCGCCGCTGCTGACCGGCGGCGGCCGAGTGGCGGGCTTCGACCGATCCGGCTGGTACGTCGTCCGGCCCGCGGGGAGCCCGCGATGA
- the menC gene encoding o-succinylbenzoate synthase, whose translation MTLSGVELRRISMPLVAPFRTSFGTETVRDVLLVRVVTDAAEGWGECVAMSGAGYSPEYTDGAADVLRRFLIPALARARRSDGPAVAPALSAVKGHRMAKAALETAVLDAELRAEGRSLARELGATRDRVACGVSVGIMDSIPALLDVVADYLDEGYARIKLKIEPGWDVAPVRAVRERFGDDVLLQVDANTAYSPADAPHLARLDPFGLLLIEQPFDEEDLLAHAGLAGMLTTPVCLDESITSARTAAAAIRLSACAVVNIKPGRVGGFLEARRIHDLCVSHGVPVWCGGMLETGLGRAANLALAALPGFTLPGDTSASGRYFDADITAPFVLRDGHLDVPAGPGIGVMPDPARLDAVTTWTEWIAL comes from the coding sequence ATGACGCTCAGCGGAGTCGAGCTGCGCCGCATCAGCATGCCGCTGGTGGCACCGTTCCGCACCTCCTTCGGCACCGAGACCGTGCGCGACGTCCTGCTGGTACGCGTGGTCACCGATGCGGCCGAGGGGTGGGGCGAGTGTGTGGCGATGTCCGGGGCCGGCTATTCCCCGGAGTACACCGACGGGGCCGCCGACGTGCTACGCCGGTTCTTGATTCCGGCACTCGCCCGGGCCCGCCGGTCGGACGGGCCGGCCGTGGCGCCGGCGCTGAGCGCGGTGAAGGGACATCGGATGGCGAAGGCGGCGCTGGAGACCGCCGTGCTGGACGCCGAACTCCGCGCGGAGGGCCGGTCGCTCGCGCGGGAACTCGGCGCCACCCGCGACCGGGTGGCGTGCGGCGTGTCGGTCGGCATCATGGACTCCATCCCCGCCCTGCTGGATGTCGTCGCCGACTACCTCGACGAGGGGTACGCCCGGATCAAGCTCAAGATCGAGCCCGGCTGGGATGTGGCCCCGGTACGCGCGGTGCGCGAGCGGTTCGGCGACGACGTGCTGCTCCAGGTCGACGCGAACACCGCGTACTCGCCGGCCGACGCGCCGCACCTGGCCAGGCTGGACCCGTTCGGGCTACTGCTGATCGAACAGCCCTTCGACGAGGAGGACCTGCTCGCCCACGCCGGCCTGGCCGGCATGCTCACCACGCCGGTCTGCCTCGATGAATCGATCACGTCGGCGAGGACGGCGGCCGCGGCGATCCGGCTCAGCGCGTGCGCGGTGGTCAACATCAAGCCGGGACGGGTCGGGGGTTTCCTCGAGGCGCGGCGCATCCACGACCTGTGCGTGTCCCACGGCGTACCCGTGTGGTGCGGGGGGATGCTCGAGACGGGGCTCGGCAGGGCGGCGAACCTCGCGCTGGCGGCCCTGCCCGGCTTCACGCTGCCCGGGGACACCTCCGCTTCCGGGCGCTACTTCGACGCCGACATCACCGCGCCGTTCGTTCTCCGCGACGGACACCTGGACGTGCCCGCCGGGCCGGGTATCGGTGTGATGCCGGACCCGGCGCGGCTGGACGCGGTGACCACCTGGACGGAGTGGATCGCTTTGTAG
- a CDS encoding helix-turn-helix domain-containing protein, with protein sequence MSTSVNLRPQTGLRRVLDDLGYTLLEVLHGDPGRITAVGGVVIHDPLDEPALPDGALVLGVGLRDPQEIIELLRKLGRRDASALVLRSPLDVPPALADAAEDAGVVLLGLARGASWTQLAALLRALLAEGDVGGFGTETLGGFPSGDLFALANAVAALLDAPVTFEDRGGRVLAFSGRQDEADQSRIETILGRQVPERYSRLLDERGILRELYRTDRPLYLQPTVTRTDEVALPRVAVAVRAGDEVLGSIWAAVRAPLSDDRMRALADAAKLVALHLLRIRAGADVERRLRTELLGTALEGGTGAREALHRLGLADQPVVVLALDVLGTDTGSLGDGAGLATERQRLGDGLAMHLSAVHPRCATAVISEVTYGLLPVRATDGEQRAARIATDFLDRIGPRARAVIGIGPVAADAAALPGARISADRALRVLRDAGGTGNRAATLADVHVQALLLELRDLVTARGDRPTGALARLFAYDAQHNANLVETLRAWLDSFGDVAAAAAAVYVHPNTFRYRLRRVAEVGEFDLGDPEARFAAMLQLRVVAAPPPCPEDRSPVTR encoded by the coding sequence GTGTCGACTTCGGTGAACCTCCGCCCGCAGACCGGTCTGCGTCGTGTCCTCGACGACCTCGGCTACACCCTGCTCGAAGTGCTGCACGGCGACCCGGGCCGGATCACGGCCGTCGGTGGCGTCGTCATCCACGATCCGCTCGACGAACCGGCACTGCCCGACGGGGCGCTGGTGCTCGGCGTGGGCCTGCGCGACCCACAGGAGATCATCGAGCTGCTGCGGAAGCTGGGACGGCGCGACGCGTCCGCGCTCGTGCTGCGCTCACCGCTCGACGTGCCGCCCGCACTCGCCGACGCGGCCGAGGACGCCGGCGTCGTCCTGCTCGGGCTCGCCCGCGGCGCCTCCTGGACCCAGCTCGCCGCGCTGCTCCGGGCGCTGCTGGCGGAGGGCGACGTGGGTGGCTTCGGCACCGAGACGCTGGGCGGCTTTCCCTCCGGCGACCTCTTCGCGCTGGCGAACGCGGTCGCCGCGCTGCTCGACGCGCCCGTCACCTTCGAGGACCGCGGCGGCCGCGTCCTCGCCTTCTCCGGCAGGCAGGACGAGGCCGACCAGTCCCGGATCGAGACGATCCTCGGCCGCCAGGTGCCCGAGCGGTACTCGCGGCTGCTCGACGAACGTGGCATTCTGCGCGAGCTGTACCGCACCGACCGGCCGCTCTACCTGCAGCCGACGGTGACGAGGACCGACGAGGTCGCGCTGCCGCGCGTCGCGGTCGCGGTCCGCGCGGGCGACGAGGTGCTCGGCTCCATCTGGGCCGCCGTACGCGCACCGCTGAGCGACGACCGCATGCGGGCGCTGGCGGACGCCGCCAAGCTGGTGGCCTTGCATCTGCTGCGGATCCGGGCCGGAGCTGACGTGGAGCGGCGGCTGCGGACCGAGCTACTGGGCACCGCGCTGGAGGGCGGAACCGGGGCGCGGGAGGCGCTGCACCGGCTCGGCCTCGCCGACCAGCCCGTCGTGGTGCTCGCGCTCGACGTTCTCGGCACCGACACCGGCTCGCTCGGCGACGGCGCCGGGCTCGCCACCGAGCGGCAGCGGCTCGGCGACGGGCTCGCCATGCATCTGAGCGCCGTGCATCCGCGGTGCGCGACCGCGGTCATCAGCGAGGTCACGTACGGGCTGCTGCCGGTCCGCGCCACCGACGGCGAGCAACGGGCGGCCCGGATCGCCACCGACTTCCTCGACCGCATCGGGCCGCGTGCACGAGCCGTCATCGGCATCGGCCCGGTCGCCGCCGACGCGGCCGCGCTACCCGGCGCTCGGATCAGCGCGGACCGCGCCCTGCGGGTGCTGCGCGACGCGGGCGGCACCGGTAACCGGGCCGCCACGCTGGCCGACGTCCACGTGCAGGCGCTTCTGCTGGAGCTGCGCGATCTGGTCACCGCCCGCGGGGACCGTCCGACCGGGGCGCTGGCGCGGCTGTTCGCCTACGACGCCCAGCACAACGCGAACCTGGTGGAGACGTTGCGCGCCTGGCTGGACTCGTTCGGTGACGTGGCCGCCGCGGCCGCCGCCGTCTACGTGCATCCCAATACCTTCCGATACCGGCTGCGTCGCGTCGCCGAGGTCGGCGAGTTCGATCTCGGCGACCCCGAGGCCCGGTTCGCGGCCATGTTGCAGCTACGGGTGGTGGCGGCGCCGCCCCCGTGTCCGGAGGACCGCTCGCCGGTTACGCGGTGA
- a CDS encoding caspase family protein, whose amino-acid sequence MTAPVTAARRRRALLLACASFSDPAFPPLRSPEQDVYALRDVLAGPGGSGYEVETLVNCTSQEAELAIERFFRTARPADSHLLYFSCHGVQSPQGDLFFAFTDTQQDFLGATAVSASWVRDRLQASRSKATTMLIDCCFSGAFLRGMQAKSAPAPNVGALMRDLPEGSGVAVLTASGETEFSLEDSASGQFPVVKPSYFTEAIVAGIASGEADATGDGIITVDELYDYVYDRVVSGPSPQRPRKMRSGEGVLIVAQRPPGGWPGRGATWAASRPAPRGVTTHPAPAVAAPARSGADQHAGSAWWTALRAAAVWAGRVLLWLGIAWFLLGALIVGWITWGDGASRDEGSVFFINAMFLIPLITLVCVLVWDVRRLLGRRR is encoded by the coding sequence ATGACGGCCCCTGTCACCGCCGCGCGCCGGCGCCGGGCGCTGCTGCTGGCCTGCGCCTCCTTCTCGGATCCCGCGTTCCCGCCGCTGCGTTCGCCCGAACAGGACGTGTACGCGCTGCGTGACGTGCTGGCCGGTCCCGGCGGCTCCGGCTATGAGGTCGAGACGCTGGTCAACTGCACCTCCCAGGAGGCGGAGCTGGCCATCGAACGGTTCTTCCGCACCGCACGGCCGGCGGACAGCCACCTGCTCTACTTCTCCTGTCACGGCGTACAGAGCCCGCAGGGTGATCTGTTCTTCGCGTTCACCGACACGCAGCAGGACTTCCTCGGCGCGACCGCGGTGTCGGCGTCGTGGGTGCGCGATCGCCTCCAGGCCAGCAGGTCCAAGGCCACGACGATGCTCATCGACTGCTGCTTCAGCGGGGCCTTCCTGCGCGGCATGCAGGCCAAGTCGGCGCCGGCGCCGAACGTCGGTGCGCTCATGCGGGACCTGCCCGAAGGCAGCGGGGTAGCGGTGCTGACCGCGTCCGGCGAGACGGAGTTCAGCCTGGAGGACTCGGCGAGCGGCCAGTTCCCCGTGGTCAAACCGTCCTACTTCACCGAGGCGATCGTGGCCGGCATCGCCTCGGGTGAGGCCGACGCGACCGGAGACGGGATCATCACCGTCGACGAACTCTACGACTACGTCTACGACCGGGTGGTCTCCGGGCCGTCGCCGCAACGGCCACGCAAGATGCGTTCCGGCGAGGGTGTGCTCATCGTCGCCCAGCGGCCTCCCGGCGGCTGGCCCGGCAGAGGGGCGACCTGGGCCGCTTCCCGTCCGGCGCCGCGAGGCGTCACCACACACCCGGCGCCAGCCGTGGCGGCGCCCGCCCGATCCGGTGCGGACCAGCACGCGGGCAGCGCATGGTGGACCGCGCTGCGGGCCGCCGCCGTGTGGGCCGGGCGAGTGCTGCTCTGGCTCGGCATCGCCTGGTTCCTGCTGGGCGCGCTCATCGTCGGGTGGATCACCTGGGGTGACGGCGCCTCCCGGGACGAGGGCTCGGTGTTCTTCATCAACGCGATGTTCCTGATCCCGCTGATCACCCTGGTGTGTGTGCTGGTGTGGGACGTACGACGCTTGCTCGGCCGGCGGCGGTAG